The genomic window TGGGGGTATCAGGGCCCAGGCTCATCCCCTCCCACAGCGAACCCCAGGGCTACATCGCCGAGCACACCGGTGCACTCACGAACACACGCACGTGCACGGCACACACGCACTCGCCCACACACACCTGCGTGCAAGCACACTCATTcctgtgcacgcgcgcacactcGTGGGTGCACAGGCTGGGCTTACAGTCATGTGTGTTCCACACTCACCAGTGTGCACACGCACTCTCCGTGCCACACTTGTGTGCACACACCCATTCACACACTCCTGCATAGACGTGCATACTCTGCACGGACAcccacgctcacacacacacacacacacacacagagatagacCAACTTTCACCAAACACTGCATAAAAAACCTCCCGGAGTAAGTACCACTATTCTAAGAGGTTTCCAGTGCTCTGTGGGTTCCGAACTCACCAGGAACAAGATGCCTGGCCCAGCTCGGTGAGAGGTGGCTACAGGGGCCTAGGGCAGAGCTGGGAAGCGGCCCCGGGGGTCGCCCAGAGCAGGAGGCTCCTTGCACACTCGAGGCCACGGGTCTGGGCCACTTGCCTCCCAACACCACATCACACAGCCTCTGGAGAGGCCCAGACATGCATGTAGTTGGGAAGAAATCGGGGGCCCagaaacacacgcacacacacacacccatctagCTCTTCAGTAATGTAAGGCTGTGGTAGAAGATTTCCAAGAACCTACAACCCAGTTAGGAGTTCATCCTCCTGCTCCTCACGTAATGACCTTGCTTGTAGGAAAGGCAGCACCCCTGTGACCCCAAATCATCACAAAGTCTTACCCAGGCCCTTGCACACAGCTGCGCTGTGCACGTGGTGGGCTCCGCAGCGCGTGGGAGCCAATGCCCCGGATGAGGAAACGGACACACGGGGGCCAGCCTGCCCTGTGCCTGGGCCATCGCTCCTGCCAGGTCGCCCTGCTGGGGCCTCCAGGGGCTGGTGTTCAGAAAGATTCCGTTTAAAAAGACCTGTTCCTTCTTGTTCTTGAGACCTAAAGCTTTATATAGTGGGAAGCGACatttaagagaaaacaacaaatggccgtggaaagagatgaaaatggTTTCTTTCCAGCCACATGAGGAGTCGGTAGCTAGCCTGTGCCCCTCCCAACGGGGTCAGGGATTTCTGTGATATGTCTGAGGAGGAGGGCCTGTGCCTGTCCCACTCCCCGCCTTCCCGGGGCCAAGCTGGAGTCGTGCCCTGGGTCACCAGGAGCAGGGGCTCCCAGTTGGCAGGGGAAGCAGATTGGGGACAAACTGGGGTGACGCTCATGTCACGGGGCACGAGACAGGTGCTGGGGACCGAAGGGGTTGGCTGGGCTTGTGCCGGCGGGAAGAGGGGGCAGTGCCACACCGCCGCTCCGGGCGCCTGCCCCCAGCCAAGGGGTCCGCAGTGACGGGCAAGGCGGAGAGCAGGAGGTGGTGGGGCGGCCGCGGTCACGGGGGAGGGACGGAGCCTCATgctccgggaccctgggatctgcCTGCTTGTCTGTGCACATGGCTTTGGGTTGACCCAAAGGATAAATCCATGGGGCACAGAATGCCCCTCGCGATGGGTGGCACCCCAGGGGGTTCCGTGGGTCAGTGGGCAGCACCTGGTCGACGGTGGTATCGGAGAGGCAGGTTTGGCACACGCCGGGGCACCCCGTTGCCTGCAGGGGCGGGGGACGCCGGGTGCTCAGCTCTCGCTCCTTCCCAGGTACTTCTACTCCCGGAGGCTGGCCGTCTCCCTGGCGTCCATGAAGTGCTTCCACAAGCTCGCCTCCGCCTACGGCGCCCAGCAGCTGCAGAGCTTCTGCGCCAGCCTCTTTGCCATCCTCCTCCCCGAGGACCCGTCTTTCCAGACGCCCCTGGATCTCTATGCCTATGCCCTGGCCACGCGGGACCCCGTGCTGGAGGAGCTGTGTGTGCAGTTCCTGGCCTGGAACTTTGAGGCCCTGACGCAGGCTGAGGCCTGGCCGGCCGTGCCCATGGCCCTGCTGCAGGTCCTGCTGTCCAGGAGCGAGCTGGTCGTGCCCAGCGAGCTGGCGCTGCTGACAGCCTTGGACGTGTGGAgccaggagaagcagcctccccgcagGGATGTGGAAGGCCTGGTGGAGCAGATCCGGTTCCCCATGATGCTGCCCGAGGTGCTGTTCGAGCTGCAGTTTAACCTGTCCCTGTATGGGGGCCACGAGGCGCTGTTCCAGAAGAAGATCCTGCAGGCCCTAGAATTCCACACCGTGCCGCTGCGGCTGCTGGCGCAGTACAGAGGCCTGAACCTCAGCGAGGACGCCTACCAGCCCCGGCTGTACACCTCGCCCACCTGGAGCGCCTCCGTCTCCGGCAATTCCCAGGTCTCGTCCGGCTATTGGAACAACAACTACCGGTCCTTCCAGACCCCACAGCACCCCAGCTTCCTGTTCCAGAACAAGCGCATCTCCTGGTCTCTGGTCTACCTGCCCACCATCCAGAGCTGCTGGAACTATGGGTTCTCATGCTCCTCGGACGAGGTCCCCCTCCTGGGCCTCTCCAAGTCTGACTACTCAGATCCCACCATCGGCTATGAAAACAAAGCCCTGATGGTCTGTGGGGGGCGCTTCGTGGCCCAGGTCACCGACTTCGAGGGGCAGAAGGCCAGGATCCCCAGTGCCCTGGGCACCAACAGTTCCCGGAGcgcctccctcttcccctgcccggCAGGCTCCTTCAGCAGCTACCAAGCGGTCATCCGCCCCTTCTACCTGACCAACTCCTCGGGCGTGGACTAGACAGGAGCGCGGAGAACCCCGGAGCCTCCCAGAGCCACACACTCCCCCCCACCACAGCTGCTTCCTGTCTGCGGCCATCCCCAACAGTGGCCACCAGAGGGCGCTCCTGCTTTCATCGAGCTGAGCTTAGAGAAAGTACTGGAAGGTTTCAACAAATGCTTCCCACTGGGCCCAGAAGTCCCAggaccactccccacccccaccccccacaccgcCGCCGCCGGGCTGGTTTccaggtggagaagcagagggaccTGGGCGGGGCAGCTGCTGGACTTTCCACACCGATTTTCACTCCCCTGTCCTCTGCTGTCCCCCATCTGAGATCACTAAGATGGCCTTGGGATTCCCAAGTTCCCGCGTTCGTGTGCAGTCATGAGTCCATTCCGCATGCGGGCCTTGGGCGTGTTGGGCCCTGGGGCACAGAATGAGCAGACACAGGCCCTGTCCTCATGAAGCTACCATCTGGGGGTCAggacacaagtagacagacatgTGGGGTCGTTAAAATTGGAGGGACAGGTGAAGGAAGCCAGAGGAGGTGCGGGGGCGGCAGGGGCTGGACCCACTCGGGGTTAGACATGAGGAGTGAGCAGCGGCGCAGGAAAACGGGGGGCGGGGTGCGCTCCAGGGAGAAGGAGCGACCGGTGCTCAGCTCCGCGCCTCTGTCAATCCTCACGCCTGTGCAGGGACGGGGACCCCGTGCCTGTGAGAATGGGACCTGGAAGCAACCTCCGTGGCCCTCAGCAAGGTGGCTGACCACAACACCCACGACAGGGCAGCCCGGCCGGCCGGACGTGCTGAACGGTACCGGGCGACCCACAGGCTCCAGGTGGCGGGGGGCCGAGTCTGGGGCCCAGAGAGAATGCCACCCCTGGGTTCTGGGTGCCCAAGGCCGCCCCCACTGCAAGGGGGGTGGGAACTCAGAACTGTCCCCGCTTCTCCGTGACACACGCTCCAGGCCCAGGGTCCCTCGTGAAAGCATCTGGTTGGCTGAGCCCAGGCCACGACGCCCGCCACTCTCAGCCGGGGTCTGAGCACGAGCCTCTGGCCGGTCGTGGCCTCAGGAAGGGGAGGCAGCACCCGGCTCCCCCGGTGGAAAGAGCGGGGGGTCAAAAGGTGGGAAGCCATGGCGGCAGCAGGCCCCGCCCCACACTTCTTCCCCTCCCGCCGCTGCAGACGCAGGGACACGATCCTCCCGCCTGACCCCCGCCACTGCCCCCAGCTCCGATGGCGCACCGGCCCCAGCTCTGCCGTCGTGGCCACTCCTGTGGCCGTCCTGTGCCATTGGTCATTTTGCTTCGGTTGCCGGTTGATGAGCCCGGTCACTGCCGTCGGGCCCAGCAGCAGGTCAAGGCCGACAGAAAGCAAACGTTCGTGTCCATACGCGCTGGATGCAGCAGGACACGCCATGGTGCGGTCAGCCCCGTGGCACCAACAGCGGCTCCCCTCTCCTATGCTCCCCGGCCCCCGTGGCCCCTGCCCGTGTGGAAGCCCACAGCCCGGCCATGGGAGGAGGACCCCCCCAGGTCTGCCCGAGTTCCTTCCCCGCTCCGTATGCTTTTGAGGGTCAGCActgctcccccagctcccctcaAACCACCCTTCTCCACCCCCCTTGGACTGGCCCAAAGCCATGGTGAAACTGTCACCTTCCACCTCGGTGGGACGTGAAGGGGTCTCGCGGTAGAAACACTGGTCtcttggtggggggcgggggggccttTCCATGAGCAGTCACGAGACTTAAACGTCCTCACCCTCTGTGACTTCCAAGACATCTGTCTTCGTCCTGGCCCCCGGGCCTGCCGTCACGCCCCCACACTACTCCTTCCCTCCCGGCTCTCTGACCGAAGCCGTGGCCTTCTCCACAGGCACGGGGCCCCAGACCCTCCTCCCTGTACCCAAATGGGGAGTGCGATGTCTGCTCAACCTTCAGTCCCTAAGGGAGGGCGGCGGCGCACAGGGGCTGGTCACGTGGGGCTGGCCTGCCCTTGGCGCCTGAAGCCAGGCCTGTTTTTCCCCCCTCGAGGCTGTAGGGGGCCGGGGGAGGGTGGGCTGAGATGCAAGAGAGCCCCGGTAGGTGCGAGTCACCCACGCTCCTGGGATCGACGGGGCCGCCCACCTGCGGCTCGCAGCTCAGATCCCGTCTAGTTCCCGGAGGGCGGCCCGGGACACGCGTTCGGGTGCTGGGGCCCAAAGCTGGTTGTGGGTGGAAGAAGAGAGGTTCCCTGCTGAAGAGGGCGGGGTGTGACTTGACTCCAGACCCCCAGACACCTCCTGGGGGGTCCTCCTGCCAGCCCCCTGAGCTCCCCAGGGCACCTTCGTGAAGCTCAAGCCCCCTGGGTTAGCAGCTCGTGAAGGCATCTGCCCTGGTCCCGCACCTCGTGGACAGCTGGCCACATCCTCCCCTTGCCGTCGGGAAGCCCGGCCACCGGGCGCCCCCCTCCTGGGTCTGTGTCCTCCGGCATTCAGGGAAGAGAGCTGACCAGGTCTGTCCAGCTACGGGCTACGGATTcaccaccgaggtgcccccgTTGGGGTCCTGGGTCCCGGGTTCCTCCCTCGGTATCGCATTGAGGAGCTCATGGGTCTCGGGGGAGTTCCGTTGCCCATCGGCCAGCTGCGGCGGTTAGCACGACTCTCAGACGCACACACAGCAAACCAGACCTCTGGGGGATGCACCTGTACAGGGTATCTCTAGCGTCGGCTGCTCATAATGAAAGCCCAAAATAGCGGTGACTTACCCGAGATGCTTTCTTTTGCTCTCACACAGGAGAGATGGGGCCGTCTTTCTGGGGGTAGGtacctcctctctccccaccactgtCTCCTCGTCCCCGAGGTTACCCAGCAGCCATTATGGCCCAGGAGGTAACCTCGAGGACGACTGCTGAATCCAGGCAGAAGAAGGTTTATGGAAGGAACTAGAAAGCTGGTGGAATGCAGGGGAAGGCTCAAGAACCAGGATCGGGGACTGAGCAACAATGCAGAAACTCAGTGCTTGGGGTGATTGGCCCACTAACAAGGCGTCCGGCCCTGGGAATCGCCGCCTGGGCTGGCTTCTGCTGGAATGTTCCTCTTCGCTCCCACAGGGCTGGCCAGGCTCCTCGCATTGGGGGCCTCACCTGGGTGGGACAGCTGGGAGCGTCGGGCCCCTTCTCCAGGGGGCCTCTCCTCCTGGTGGACGCTAACCCAGGCTTGGGCGCGCGGCGGCAGAGCCCCACGGTGAGAGGCCCCTGTAGAGCCAAGGGAGGGAAAATGGCCGCCACCGCCTGTCCCGAGGACCTGctagttggttcttttttttttttttttttttttaagattttttttactgatttgagacaggagggcagaggcagaggaaagggagaagcaggctccctgctgagcaaggagccccatgcaggactcgatcccaggaccccgggtccatgacctgagcagaaagcagatgcttaactgactgacaccCCGGGGGCCCCCCGGAGCTGCCATTTGAAATCGGCCCCGGCCAAGGGGCTGAGGGTGGCCGGACCCCAGTAGTGAAGTTGGAACTGACACCGCCGGCACCTTGCCACGGACACGCCCACGGCTCCGGGGATCCTGGGTTCCGGATGCCGCTGCCACCGTTCTCCCTCCGAAAGCGTCCCGAGCCGTCCCCGCCACGCCGAGCCACATGCTGCCCCACGGAGAGGCCACCTAGGAGCGGCAGCCTGGTCTCAGTCACACAGCAGCAGGTGTCGCAAGTGCAGGAGGGACATTCGGAGGACTGGCTGGACAGTGGAAAGAGCACGGCCTCTGTCCAGGGCAGACGAGGTCCCTTCAAAGGGACGCTCTCGTGCCACGTGTGCCCCATGAAAGTGACTCCAGACACAGTATCAAGTTAGACAGACAGACAAGCAAGCCGCAGAACATTCCTGGCTGTCTGCCGAGTCTccgtgtcccccaccccccagacccTGCCCCAGATGACCCAGGTGTTCCTTCTGGGACCACCCCTCCTGCACGGAGCTGTCGTGGGGTGACCCcagggaggggccga from Mustela nigripes isolate SB6536 chromosome 16, MUSNIG.SB6536, whole genome shotgun sequence includes these protein-coding regions:
- the LOC132003493 gene encoding galectin-3-binding protein isoform X3, with product MAVPLLLWMWLLAAGTQGAEDGDMRLADGNTPSEGRVEIFYRGQWGTVCDNLWDLTDASVVCRALRFTNATEALGGAAFGPGTGPVMLDEVECTGTEPSLANCTSLGWLKSRCRHSQDASAVCTNETRSTHTLDLWDELPMALEQIFDSQMGCDLSIRVRVRDQQQEGLDLCAHRLILSSNPEAQALWKEPGRTVTMEVDAECLPVVRDFIRYFYSRRLAVSLASMKCFHKLASAYGAQQLQSFCASLFAILLPEDPSFQTPLDLYAYALATRDPVLEELCVQFLAWNFEALTQAEAWPAVPMALLQVLLSRSELVVPSELALLTALDVWSQEKQPPRRDVEGLVEQIRFPMMLPEVLFELQFNLSLYGGHEALFQKKILQALEFHTVPLRLLAQYRGLNLSEDAYQPRLYTSPTWSASVSGNSQVSSGYWNNNYRSFQTPQHPSFLFQNKRISWSLVYLPTIQSCWNYGFSCSSDEVPLLGLSKSDYSDPTIGYENKALMVCGGRFVAQVTDFEGQKARIPSALGTNSSRSASLFPCPAGSFSSYQAVIRPFYLTNSSGVD